In Erigeron canadensis isolate Cc75 chromosome 1, C_canadensis_v1, whole genome shotgun sequence, a single window of DNA contains:
- the LOC122593828 gene encoding uncharacterized protein LOC122593828, with product MSERSSRDTLNAFCDGVIRLYRHEYLRRPMRNDMQRIFDHHASYHGFPVAWRDQYTRSDHYGPTISLEAVASQDCGTTPVVPFTVYETEYKYPYFLVDGIYPRYAMFVKMIPHPTGEKRIQLAPTDARLAEKRICDGIPRLRHTIRCSTSRDTRLKHSRRSSDGAY from the exons ATGTCGGAAAGATCGTCACGTGACACCCTTAATGCTTTTTGTGATGGAGTCATTAGGTTATACCGACATGAATATTTGCGTAGGCCAATGCGTAATGATATGCAACGCATTTTTGATCATCATGCGTCTTATCATGGTTTTCCCG TGGCTTGGCGTGACCAGTACACGCGAAGTGACCATTACGGGCCGACGATATCGCTTGAAGCAGTGGCGTCACAGGATT GCGGCACAACACCGGTGGTTCCTTTCACTGTATATGAAACCGAATATAAGTACCCGTATTTTCTCGTGGATGGGATCTACCCAAGATATGCGATGTTTGTGAAAATGATTCCTCATCCAACCGGTGAGAAAAGGATTCAATTAGCACCAACAGATGCTCGATTAGCAGAAAAAAGGATATGCGATGGGATCCCCCGGTTGCGACACACCATCAGATGCTCGACTAGCAGAGATACAAGACTCAAGCATTCACGAAGATCTTCGGATGGAGCTTattga